The following are encoded in a window of Gammaproteobacteria bacterium genomic DNA:
- the rpsO gene encoding 30S ribosomal protein S15 produces the protein MSLDAAQKQEITKQYARGEADTGSPEVQVALLSARINDLSDHFKSHIHDHHSRQGLLRMVSRRRKLLDYLKKKNVERYRELIASLGLRR, from the coding sequence ATGTCTTTAGATGCTGCACAGAAACAGGAAATCACCAAGCAATATGCCCGTGGCGAAGCCGATACCGGTTCCCCTGAAGTTCAGGTCGCGTTGTTGAGCGCGCGTATCAATGATCTGTCGGATCATTTCAAAAGCCACATTCATGACCATCATTCACGCCAGGGCCTGCTGCGCATGGTGAGCCGTCGTCGTAAATTGTTGGACTATCTCAAGAAAAAGAATGTTGAGCGTTATCGCGAGCTGATTGCAAGTCTTGGTTTGCGTCGTTAA
- the truB gene encoding tRNA pseudouridine(55) synthase TruB — protein sequence MARRRNRGRQVDGVLLLDKPTGITSNAALQRVKRLFNANKAGHTGSLDPLASGMLPICLGEATKISGFLLSADKEYRASLRLGVTTDSADADGVVVQTRPVEAFADSRLREVLESFLGPISQIPPMHSAIKQNGQPLYKLAHQGIEVAREPREVTIHSLELLRHEDDALDIAVRSSKGTYIRTLAADIGEMLGCGAHITLLRRTGVGALDGHKMHSLESLEALVEQSGVSALDALLLSMDATLPDWPEVCLSADASFYLCQGQPVFVPQLQARGSVRLYAPERRFLGLGTVLDDGRVAPKRLLKTA from the coding sequence GTGGCACGAAGACGTAACCGTGGCCGGCAGGTGGATGGCGTACTGCTATTGGATAAACCCACCGGCATCACTTCCAATGCGGCCCTGCAGAGGGTCAAGCGACTCTTTAATGCCAACAAGGCCGGCCACACCGGTAGCCTCGATCCCTTGGCCTCCGGCATGTTGCCGATCTGTCTGGGTGAGGCGACCAAGATTTCCGGCTTTCTGTTGTCGGCGGACAAGGAATATCGGGCCAGCCTGAGGCTGGGCGTTACCACCGACAGTGCCGATGCCGATGGCGTCGTGGTACAGACCCGGCCCGTGGAGGCCTTTGCGGACTCGCGGCTGCGTGAGGTGCTGGAGAGCTTTCTCGGCCCGATCTCGCAAATCCCCCCCATGCACTCGGCCATCAAGCAGAATGGGCAGCCCCTCTATAAGCTGGCCCATCAGGGCATCGAGGTCGCGCGCGAGCCGCGTGAGGTGACAATCCATTCCCTGGAATTGCTGCGCCACGAAGATGACGCGCTGGATATCGCAGTGCGCTCCTCCAAGGGCACCTATATCCGCACCCTGGCCGCGGATATCGGCGAAATGCTGGGCTGCGGCGCGCATATCACCCTGCTGCGTCGTACCGGTGTAGGCGCCCTGGATGGCCACAAAATGCACAGCCTTGAGTCCCTGGAGGCCCTGGTCGAGCAGTCCGGTGTCAGCGCCCTGGACGCGCTGCTGCTGAGCATGGACGCGACCCTGCCGGACTGGCCGGAGGTGTGCCTCTCTGCCGACGCCAGTTTTTATCTGTGTCAGGGGCAGCCGGTGTTTGTGCCCCAGCTTCAGGCGCGCGGCAGCGTTCGTCTGTACGCGCCTGAGCGGCGTTTCCTCGGACTGGGCACGGTGCTGGATGACGGCAGGGTGGCGCCGAAACGGCTGCTGAAAACCGCCTGA
- the rbfA gene encoding 30S ribosome-binding factor RbfA has product MAKEFSRTRRVADQIQRHMAELIQMELGDPRVGMVTITGVDVTHEFERARVYFTVLGSSLGEKAHPDKPAVENEQARITADVLNKAAGYLRTALARRLKLRTTPQLVFIYDSSMEHGNRLTDLINSAAASDSANSDADDSGQ; this is encoded by the coding sequence ATGGCAAAAGAGTTTAGCCGTACCCGCAGGGTGGCGGATCAGATTCAGCGCCATATGGCCGAGCTCATTCAGATGGAGCTGGGCGATCCGCGTGTCGGTATGGTGACCATCACCGGCGTGGATGTGACCCACGAATTTGAACGTGCCCGTGTCTATTTCACCGTGCTGGGCAGCTCTCTGGGTGAAAAGGCGCATCCGGATAAGCCGGCGGTTGAAAATGAGCAGGCCAGGATAACCGCCGATGTGCTCAACAAGGCCGCGGGGTATCTGCGCACGGCGCTGGCCCGCCGCCTAAAATTGCGCACCACTCCGCAGCTAGTTTTCATCTACGATTCTTCAATGGAACATGGCAACCGCTTGACCGATCTGATTAACAGCGCTGCGGCGAGCGATTCCGCCAACAGTGATGCGGATGATTCCGGTCAATAG